A portion of the Microbulbifer pacificus genome contains these proteins:
- a CDS encoding hemolysin XhlA family protein — protein sequence MSKQEDVVEVDKNQQDIIEIRQDIKTLQNDVTNLKMNDIKQDEKIINLQTTLSSIQDDTKWIRRMFTKIIASAIITAVIGGAIGLFFANFN from the coding sequence ATGTCAAAACAAGAGGATGTGGTCGAAGTGGATAAAAATCAACAAGATATTATTGAAATTAGACAAGATATTAAGACACTGCAAAATGACGTGACAAACCTTAAAATGAACGACATTAAGCAAGATGAAAAAATAATAAATTTACAAACCACATTGTCATCTATTCAGGATGATACAAAATGGATAAGACGCATGTTTACTAAAATAATTGCATCAGCGATTATAACCGCAGTTATCGGAGGGGCTATAGGGTTATTTTTTGCTAATTTCAACTAA
- a CDS encoding phage holin, protein MKTQSQVNREVKQDATKGLILQFIGILAALLPLLGVLGINLEWFNQGFIDGLEVLLLAVVAFVVNAYTIYKNHYSGKKAQEQNAELKSRGLK, encoded by the coding sequence ATGAAAACACAATCACAAGTAAATCGAGAGGTAAAACAAGATGCTACCAAAGGGTTAATTTTGCAATTTATAGGTATCCTTGCTGCACTATTGCCATTATTAGGTGTCTTAGGGATTAACTTAGAATGGTTTAACCAAGGCTTTATAGATGGTTTGGAAGTATTGTTATTGGCAGTTGTTGCATTCGTTGTTAATGCTTATACCATCTACAAGAATCATTACAGCGGAAAAAAAGCGCAGGAACAAAATGCAGAATTAAAATCAAGAGGATTGAAGTAA